Proteins co-encoded in one Apodemus sylvaticus chromosome 6, mApoSyl1.1, whole genome shotgun sequence genomic window:
- the Ccdc177 gene encoding coiled-coil domain-containing protein 177, protein MVDPVPEEEKEEAEPGGTEGDEATASVPPDAQGAQQPAASSASASASAAAPRKAEVPCGAEGGRREQSPLLHLDLYNFACPEAEGSRYVLTSPRSLEACARCAVKPVELLPRALADLVREAPGRSMRVATGLYEAYEAERLAKLQQCRAERERIIREEKRRLFTPKGPAAAPASASASASASALSAGSSSSCSSSSSLPASPASRVARRTSPSPPARSRPPPAGSRTGRKSHSLDSLSRRRDGALSSESGASSSSYSGESLRELRWPPRTSARNSCPAGSAASAPNPLGRPSALALVPLTARSFSLGDLSHSPQTAQHVERIVRQVRAERGLRGVPERDRKIAALMLARHQEERLLLEQRAAAHGQWEQQRVRAEQRREREEREKQRALEQGRRAWAAQVEERRGRRGREEREAARRRQQQCERSEERRRELAERQGLLRRERVERAARDDRLRKLQQEQNLKQREEGLQEGRERAELVRRERAQRAARARQRQEGQLQREKRELSRAERARHEALLRGRVRQQQEEREGLRSSLEASLGRAQENYEQLQEQRARELRERARREELQGRRAKEAAERKEREHQAHLEALARAGERRLQHAAQVAEEAVQQKARRVVQTRLEKERTQRANKEKVERDEDCRRRELLQAIGRKLERSEQLSRERRSALESARSTARASFHVREKVREETNTRSFDRMVREAQLHASLDRK, encoded by the coding sequence ATGGTGGACCCGGTgccagaagaggagaaagaggaagcagaGCCCGGTGGCACAGAAGGGGATGAAGCCACAGCGTCCGTGCCCCCGGATGCCCAGGGAGCCCAGCAACCTGCTGCCTCCTcggcctccgcctccgcctccgcggCGGCGCCCAGAAAGGCTGAAGTCCCCTGCGGGGCAGAAGGTGGACGCCGGGAGCAGTCTCCGCTGCTGCACCTCGATCTCTACAATTTCGCCTGCCCGGAGGCAGAGGGCAGCCGCTACGTCCTGACCAGCCCCCGCTCTCTGGAGGCCTGCGCCCGCTGTGCCGTCAAGCCAGTGGAGCTGCTGCCTCGGGCCCTGGCCGACCTGGTGCGCGAGGCCCCGGGCCGCTCCATGCGCGTGGCCACCGGCCTGTACGAGGCCTACGAGGCGGAGCGCCTGGCCAAACTGCAGCAGTGCCGCGCCGAGCGCGAGCGCATCATACGCGAGGAGAAGCGGCGCCTCTTCACACCCAAGGGTCCCGCGGCGGCCccggcctcagcctcagcctcggCCTCGGCTTCGGCCCTGAGCgcgggcagcagcagcagctgcagcagcagcagcagcctcccgGCCTCGCCCGCCTCGCGAGTTGCTCGAAGGACTTCTCCCAGTCCTCCGGCCAGGAGCCGGCCTCCGCCCGCGGGTTCTCGGACAGGTAGGAAGAGCCACTCGCTGGACTCGCTCTCCCGCCGGCGGGACGGTGCCCTGAGCTCCGAGTCCGGGGCCTCGTCGTCGTCCTACAGCGGGGAGAGCCTTCGGGAGCTTCGCTGGCCACCTCGAACTTCCGCCAGGAACAGCTGCCCCGCGGGCTCGGCGGCGTCTGCACCCAACCCACTAGGCCGCCCTTCGGCCCTTGCTCTGGTTCCACTCACGGCCCGCAGCTTCAGCCTCGGAGACCTGAGCCACTCGCCACAGACCGCTCAGCATGTGGAACGCATCGTCCGCCAAGTGCGCGCCGAGCGAGGCCTGCGCGGGGTCCCCGAGCGCGACCGTAAGATCGCCGCCCTCATGCTGGCCCGGCACCAGGAGGAGCGCCTGTTGCTGGAGCAGCGCGCCGCGGCCCACGGCCAGTGGGAGCAACAGCGCGTGCGCGCCGAGCAGCGGCGGGAGCGCGAGGAGCGCGAGAAGCAGCGCGCGCTGGAGCAAGGCAGGCGGGCTTGGGCGGCGCAGGTGGAGGAGCGGCGCGGTCGCCGGGGCCGGGAAGAGCGCGAGGCCGCGcggaggcggcagcagcagtgcgaGCGTAGCGAGGAGCGGCGGCGGGAGCTGGCGGAGCGTCAGGGCCTGCTGCGGCGGGAGCGGGTTGAACGCGCCGCGCGCGACGACCGGCTGCGCAAGCTGCAGCAGGAGCAGAAcctgaagcagagggaggagggcctGCAAGAGGGGCGGGAGCGCGCGGAGCTGGTCCGCAGGGAGCGCGCCCAGCGAGCGGCGCGCGCCAGGCAGCGGCAAGAGGGCCAGCTGCAGCGCGAGAAGCGGGAGCTGAGCCGGGCCGAGCGGGCGCGCCACGAGGCGCTGCTTCGAGGCCGAGTccggcagcagcaggaggagcggGAGGGCCTGCGGAGCTCcctggaggccagcttgggccgCGCGCAAGAGAACTATGAGCAGCTGCAGGAGCAGCGCGCCCGGGAGCTGCGGGAGCGCGCGCGGAGAGAGGAGCTCCAGGGTCGGCGGGCCAAGGAAGCTGCCGAGCGCAAAGAGCGGGAGCATCAGGCGCACTTGGAGGCGCTGGCGCGGGCGGGAGAACGGCGGCTGCAGCACGCGGCACAGGTGGCCGAAGAGGCGGTGCAGCAGAAGGCCCGGCGAGTGGTTCAGACTCGCCTGGAGAAGGAGAGGACCCAGCGTGCCAACaaggagaaggtggagagagacgAAGACTGCCGCCGCCGCGAGCTGCTGCAGGCCATTGGGCGCAAGCTGGAGCGCAGCGAGCAGCTCTCTCGAGAACGGCGAAGCGCGTTAGAGAGCGCTCGCTCCACGGCCCGGGCCTCCTTCCATGTGCGGGAGAAGGTGCGGGAGGAAACCAACACGCGCTCTTTTGACCGCATGGTGCGAGAGGCCCAGCTACATGCCAGCCTGGACCGCAAATGA